A region of Hoplias malabaricus isolate fHopMal1 chromosome 12, fHopMal1.hap1, whole genome shotgun sequence DNA encodes the following proteins:
- the desma gene encoding desmin a encodes MSKTYSASAETASSYRRTFGSGLGSSMSSSLFSGLGSSGSSRVSSRVYEVSKSSSSPMYSSHRSSFKAGPVMRSYGGEKLDFNLADAMNQDFLNTRTNEKAELQHLNDRFASYIEKVRFLEQQNQALVVEIERLRSREPTRIAEMYEEEMRELRRQVDAMSNQRARVEVERDNLADDLQKLKLRLQEEIHQKEEAENNLSAFRADVDAATLARLDLERRIESLHEEIAFLKKIHEEDLLNVKMALDVEIATYRKLLEGEESRISLPAQSYSSLSFRGDHSQQRSSEVHSKKTVLIKTIETRDGEVVSESTQHQQDIM; translated from the exons ATGAGCAAGACCTACAGCGCCTCGGCTGAGACAGCCTCCTCCTACCGCCGCACCTTTGGCTCAGGCCTGGGCTCCTCCATGTCCAGCTCGCTGTTCTCTGGCCTGGGGTCCTCTGGGTCCTCCCGTGTGTCCTCCAGGGTCTATGAGGTGTCCAAGTCCTCTTCCAGCCCCATGTACTCCAGCCACCGTTCCTCCTTCAAGGCCGGTCCTGTTATGCGCTCCTATGGTGGCGAGAAGCTGGACTTCAACCTGGCCGATGCCATGAACCAGGACTTCCTGAACACACGCACCAACGAGAAGGCTGAGCTGCAGCACCTGAACGACCGCTTCGCCAGCTACATTGAGAAGGTGCGCTTCCTCGAGCAGCAGAACCAGGCCCTGGTTGTGGAGATAGAGCGCCTACGCAGCAGAGAGCCCACCCGCATCGCAGAGATGTATGAAGAAGAAATGAGGGAGCTGCGCAGACAGGTAGACGCCATGTCTAACCAAAGAGCTCGCGTGGAGGTCGAGAGGGACAACCTGGCAGACGACCTGCAGAAGCTCAAACTCAG ACTCCAGGAGGAGATTCACCAGAAAGAGGAGGCTGAGAACAACCTCTCTGCTTTTAGAGCT GATGTTGATGCTGCTACACTTGCCAGGCTGGACCTGGAGAGACGCATCGAGAGCCTTCATGAGGAAATCGCCTTCCTCAAGAAGATCCACGAAGAG GACCTCCTTAATGTCAAGATGGCCTTGGATGTGGAGATCGCCACTTACAGGAAGCTGCTAGAGGGAGAGGAGAGCAG GATCTCTCTGCCTGCACAGTCATATTCCTCCCTGAGCTTCAGAGGAGAT CACTCACAGCAGCGCTCTTCTGAGGTCCACTCCAAGAAAACAGTATTGATCAAGACCATAGAGACCCGTGATGgagag GTTGTCAGTGAATCCACACAGCACCAGCAGGACATCATGTAA